The genomic segment GGCCATGCCGGATGATTGCGATACTTATCAAGTAAATAATATGCAGATTGCACAAGCCCAAAAACCAGTACCCCTATCAGAATCGCAATAATCAGACGTTTATACTGTTCCCAAATCCCGTTCATCAATAGCAGCGTAGTTTATCTTTTTCAAAGTTATGCTAACTGTACCGAAAAAATTTCATGCAACTTTTCATATATTTAGACGTTTATCTAAATATCTAACTCACTTTAAGCGTGAATACCATCTTTAAAGCCTTAAACGACAGCACCAGACGCGAAATACTTGAACTACTGAAAGACCGCGACCTGACAGCAGGCGAAATAGCCGAACATTTCCAAATCAGTAAACCAAGTATTTCGCATCATCTTGACCTGCTAAAACAGGCAGAACTTGTGATAAGCGAAAAAAAAGGACAGTTTATTGTCTATTCCCTCAATATGACCGTCGTAGATGAGATTTTAGAGTGGCTGTTCCGATTCAAAGCACCCAATAAATAACCATTCACCTCAATTCCGATGACTATGAAACTCAATCGCACCGATTTACTGGCCACTTTGCTCATAATAGCCCCTTTGGCCTACGGGCTGTGGTTATATCCGCAACTCCCCAATCCAATGCCTGTGCATTTCGGCCTCAACGGAGAAGCAGATGGCTTTGCGCCCAAAAGTTTATTTTATATTTTTTTGCTGCCCTGCCTGAATGCAGGCGGTTATTTCTTCACCAAACTACTTGTACAACTTGACCCCAAAACAGCCAAAAGAAAAGGCAATATATCAGTCCATTTAGATAAAATATTGCTTTCCGTTGCCCTTTTACTAAGCATCATTTCATTTTTCGTTTTCCAATCTATGGTAAACGGAAGTATCGCCTTGGGGGCGGGCCGACTTATCCCAATAGCCTTAGCCTTATTTATCAGCGTTATAGGAAACTACATGAACAACATTCGGCCTAACTACTTCGTCGGGTTCCGCACACCTTGGACATTGGAAAACGAAGAAGTATGGCGTAAAACACATCAGTTAGGAGCTAAAATATGGTTTTGGGGCGGCATTGCAAGTGCTATTATAGCCACATTCAGCACGCTGCCTATCGGTATTGCCATTGTGATAACATTCATCGTAACAAGCGCAATTTTTATCATGTACTATTCGTACAGCATATACCCCAAGTAAAATATATCCGAATAAATTTTGGTTAAATCAGATTTTGTCATTGGCGATAAGCAATTTCTGTCCTAAATTTATCATCATATCAACCTCATAAATATTATGGAAACGATTTTAGCC from the Rhodoflexus caldus genome contains:
- a CDS encoding SdpI family protein; the protein is MKLNRTDLLATLLIIAPLAYGLWLYPQLPNPMPVHFGLNGEADGFAPKSLFYIFLLPCLNAGGYFFTKLLVQLDPKTAKRKGNISVHLDKILLSVALLLSIISFFVFQSMVNGSIALGAGRLIPIALALFISVIGNYMNNIRPNYFVGFRTPWTLENEEVWRKTHQLGAKIWFWGGIASAIIATFSTLPIGIAIVITFIVTSAIFIMYYSYSIYPK
- a CDS encoding autorepressor SdpR family transcription factor, with product MNTIFKALNDSTRREILELLKDRDLTAGEIAEHFQISKPSISHHLDLLKQAELVISEKKGQFIVYSLNMTVVDEILEWLFRFKAPNK